The following are encoded together in the Tribolium castaneum strain GA2 chromosome 3, icTriCast1.1, whole genome shotgun sequence genome:
- the LOC103313635 gene encoding aprataxin and PNK-like factor: protein MFVEVQRLGEEEILNRFPLGAHVLGRGPALQCNDKRVSRNHATLEVTPDHVKLTSIHVNPCFLKAAESKTLTILKKDTSTQLNDGDSFAFLAEDHWFKINIVHEDLNEERADNGAIKSEAVVKRPHESPEEEIPPEKKIKIEEGETNEEVPPNPEINIGENEEIKMEITSELDITDSEIKVEPSTSIQDEEISTNVPENEEQGSEEMKKEDPDGENPGTSIPKPRRERCWYAAQCYRKNPVHRQDFTHPGDSDFESDPEDNRPFCTYGASCYRKNKQHRRDFKHPLQQAPVKKKRSRKKVQRLNVADSQEMRELDSESEDDPFVVSDDSEEYEGESDDDDTDWEDSQNADEDSENVKRLVKEAKKFVNK, encoded by the exons ATGTTTGTGGAAGTTCAAAGACTAGGCGaagaagaaattttaaatagatttCCCTTGGGGGCCCATGTTTTAGGGCGCGGTCCTGCTTTACAG TGCAACGACAAGCGAGTATCACGAAATCACGCAACTTTGGAAGTTACACCAGATCACGTTAAACTCACTTCT ATACATGTCAATCCTTGTTTTCTCAAAGCCGCAGAAAGCAAAACTCTAACCATTCTCAAAAAAGATACAAGCACGCAACTGAATGATGGTGACAGTTTTGCGTTTCTTGCTGAAGATCACTGGTTTAAAATCAACATTGTCCATGAAGATTTAAATGAAGAAAGGGCTGATAATGGTGCAATTAAAAGTGAGGCGGTGGTCAAACGGCCACATGAAAGTCCGGAAGAGGAAATACCACCAGaaaaaaagatcaaaattGAAGAAGGTGAAACTAATGAAGAAGTTCCACCAAATCCAGAGATTAATATTGgagaaaatgaagaaataaaaatggaaataacgaGTGAATTAGATATAACTGACTCAGAAATAAAAGTCGAACCGTCAACTTCCATTCAAGATGAAGAAATCTCGACTAACGTTCCTGAAAATGAAGAACAAGGGTCTGAAGAAATGAAGAAAGAAGATCCAGATGGTGAAAATCCCGGCACTTCAATCCCGAAACCACGGCGTGAGCGTTGCTGGTATGCAGCCCAGTGCTACCGAAAAAACCCCGTTCACAGACAAGACTTCACCCATCCTGGTGACTCAGACTTTGAGAGTGACCCAGAAGACAACAGACCCTTTTGCACTTACGGCGCCTCTtgttacagaaaaaataagcaaCACAGAAGAGACTTCAAACATCCACTACAACAAGCCCCAGTGAAAA AAAAACGGTCCCGAAAGAAGGTTCAGCGTTTAAATGTGGCCGATAGTCAGGAAATGCGCGAGTTGGATTCCGAGTCTGAGGACGATCCATTTGTTGTTAGTGATGATAGCGAAGAATATGAGGGAGAGTCAGATGATGATGACACAGATTGGGAAGACTCGCAAAATGCGGATGAGGACAGCGAAAATGTTAAGAGACTGGTCAAGGAAgcgaaaaaatttgtaaataaataa
- the LOC660372 gene encoding transmembrane protein 222: MASPESGDMAQFGEIDKSRDRYPCCIVWTPIPFLTWLFPIIGHMGIALSSGVIRDFAGPYYVSEDDMAFGRPTKYWQLKPSLAHGGISGWDRAVTEASEIYSGRMHNLCCDNCHSHVATALNLMQYDDSKSWNMVKLAFFMLLYSKYVSFAGFVKTWLPFLILVTLIVCACVFTK; the protein is encoded by the coding sequence ATGGCAAGCCCTGAAAGTGGCGACATGGCACAGTTCGGCGAAATCGACAAGTCCCGCGACCGCTACCCTTGCTGCATAGTCTGGACCCCAATCCCGTTCCTGACCTGGCTTTTCCCCATTATTGGGCACATGGGGATAGCCCTGTCCTCGGGGGTTATCCGGGATTTTGCCGGCCCTTACTACGTTTCCGAAGACGACATGGCCTTCGGCCGCCCTACTAAGTACTGGCAGCTGAAACCGTCACTGGCACACGGGGGAATTTCCGGCTGGGACCGTGCAGTTACTGAAGCTTCAGAAATTTATAGCGGACGTATGCACAATTTATGCTGCGATAATTGTCACTCTCACGTTGCCACCGCGCTTAATCTGATGCAATATGATGATTCGAAAAGTTGGAATATGGTGaaattggcattttttatgttgttgTACTCAAAGTATGTTAGTTTTGCTGGGTTTGTTAAGACATGGCTGCCGTTTTTGATTCTGGTTACTTTAATAGTGTGTGCGTgcgtttttacaaaataa
- the Hus1-like gene encoding checkpoint protein HUS1 isoform X1, producing MKFRGLITDTSVMKDFMNIATGLSRFSKECVMRITERKVYFIISDEDNGPRRPLAWCELPVSFYFREYNLVGVTEEHNEIYLEFSTALLARSLSILKQNVKSLKIKLTNKDSPCLTLEMEMASEATQSRQCVHDIPVEVISRKHWNDYEEPRFNDFHVSIEMPNLKTIKTIVERMRNMSHSLTVSATKDGRLTFQIKTNIVTLSSHFPGLGVESFASNIKITTSYINNSIILVGQLELTSSDSQEEDQQKVSSIVDIKKFLMFLSGMQLNSCRTVCSIVHGKMVKLFMEQPGALSLQIFLTQLSI from the exons ATGAAATTTCGTGGTCTCATAACAGACACTTCAGTAATGAAGGATTTTatga ACATAGCTACAGGCCTTTCCAGATTTTCAAAAGAATGTGTAATGCGAATAACAGAAAGAAAAGTGTATTTCATAATATCAGACGAAGATAACGGACCTAGAAGGCCACTAGCGTGGTGCGAATTACctgttagtttttattttagagaATATAACTTGGTTGGGGTTACAGAAGAACATAATGAGATTTATTTAGAGTTTTCGACAG cACTCTTGGCAAGGTCGTTATCAATTCTAAAGCAAAATGttaagtcactaaaaattaaattaaccaaTAAAGATTCTCCTTGTCTAACACTTGAAATGGAAATG GCGTCTGAGGCTACACAAAGCAGACAATGTGTGCATGATATTCCAGTTGAAGTGATTTCTAGGAAACATTGGAATGATTATGAGGAACCAAGATTTAATGATTTTCAC gtTTCAATAGAAATGcctaatttaaaaacgattaaaACAATAGTTGAAAGAATGAGGAATATGAGTCACAGTTTAACTGTATCAGCTACAAAGGATGGACGACTtacatttcaaataaaaacgaaCATTGTTACGCTATCATCACATTTTCCCGGTCTAGGAGTTGAAAGTTTTGCCagtaatataaaaatcacaacATCATATATAAATAATTCTATAATTCTAGTTGGACAATTGGAATTGACTTCATCAGATTCACAAGAAGAGGACCAGCAGAAAGTTAGCTCAATAGTGGACATCAAAAAGTTCCTAATGTTTTTATCAGGAATGCAGCTAAACAGTTGCCGAACAGTCTGCAGCATAGTCCATGGTAAAATGGTAAAGCTCTTCATGGAACAGCCTGGGGCTCTCTCCTTACAAATTTTTCTCACCCAATTAAGTATTTAA
- the Hus1-like gene encoding checkpoint protein HUS1 isoform X2, whose protein sequence is MKFRGLITDTSVMKDFMNIATGLSRFSKECVMRITERKVYFIISDEDNGPRRPLAWCELPVSFYFREYNLVGVTEEHNEIYLEFSTALLARSLSILKQNVKSLKIKLTNKDSPCLTLEMEMASEATQSRQCVHDIPVEVISRKHWNDYEEPRFNDFHVSIEMPNLKTIKTIVERMRNMSHSLTVSATKDGRLTFQIKTNIVTLSSHFPGLGVESFAIGQLELTSSDSQEEDQQKVSSIVDIKKFLMFLSGMQLNSCRTVCSIVHGKMVKLFMEQPGALSLQIFLTQLSI, encoded by the exons ATGAAATTTCGTGGTCTCATAACAGACACTTCAGTAATGAAGGATTTTatga ACATAGCTACAGGCCTTTCCAGATTTTCAAAAGAATGTGTAATGCGAATAACAGAAAGAAAAGTGTATTTCATAATATCAGACGAAGATAACGGACCTAGAAGGCCACTAGCGTGGTGCGAATTACctgttagtttttattttagagaATATAACTTGGTTGGGGTTACAGAAGAACATAATGAGATTTATTTAGAGTTTTCGACAG cACTCTTGGCAAGGTCGTTATCAATTCTAAAGCAAAATGttaagtcactaaaaattaaattaaccaaTAAAGATTCTCCTTGTCTAACACTTGAAATGGAAATG GCGTCTGAGGCTACACAAAGCAGACAATGTGTGCATGATATTCCAGTTGAAGTGATTTCTAGGAAACATTGGAATGATTATGAGGAACCAAGATTTAATGATTTTCAC gtTTCAATAGAAATGcctaatttaaaaacgattaaaACAATAGTTGAAAGAATGAGGAATATGAGTCACAGTTTAACTGTATCAGCTACAAAGGATGGACGACTtacatttcaaataaaaacgaaCATTGTTACGCTATCATCACATTTTCCCGGTCTAGGAGTTGAAAGTTTTGCCa TTGGACAATTGGAATTGACTTCATCAGATTCACAAGAAGAGGACCAGCAGAAAGTTAGCTCAATAGTGGACATCAAAAAGTTCCTAATGTTTTTATCAGGAATGCAGCTAAACAGTTGCCGAACAGTCTGCAGCATAGTCCATGGTAAAATGGTAAAGCTCTTCATGGAACAGCCTGGGGCTCTCTCCTTACAAATTTTTCTCACCCAATTAAGTATTTAA
- the LOC103313634 gene encoding G8 domain-containing protein DDB_G0286311, producing MSKLFTVCLSCLLLLFLQLSTNYAQSPSTDSSTDTPITTTTDSTPSTTEETVPPTTTETPSSLPTTTTPQTETPTTTEAPTTETPTTTEAPTTETPAPTPIPPHRITESFTWSSRKLDQNPIVVTVPDGYFISVTVSGVNMANGNYLLIQGGESYSDQATDGKVFANTVEGPVSYLFKTSAVYGYCETANKNAADEEPLYDFVAVFEVAGDGPTTTVTTTSTTPITVPTTEKGASTYVTVNISGKALNDYYEETTVDAFKECVVTMATNYCKDQNIYLTHDITNAYVMISEISRCPYSWPHSETCVRITFKLPIFYNESSSVQDYQLNTERLEDMWLRWDQLDDQCFSNHSFSVYEEPDIEQSIVWWAIGISIVLLVFIALLWFLKSFSAKVKSVIKKRMRRHSDTKSIISQRESYSSLTPHYLQDHLDTPKLFEG from the exons ATGTCAAAGTTATTTACCGTTTGTTTGTCctgtttattattactatttctTC AGTTATCAACAAATTATGCACAAAGCCCATCTACTGATTCTTCTACAGACACGCCTATAACTACTACTACAGACTCCACCCCATCTACCACTGAAGAAACTGTTCCACCTACCACCACTGAAACTCCTTCTTCCCTACCTACCACAACAACTCCTCAAACTGAAACACCGACAACAACTGAAGCCCCGACTACTGAAACTCCTACCACTACTGAAGCTCCGACTACTGAAACGCCCGCTCCAACCCCGATCCCTCCCCACAGGATCACCGAATCCTTCACGTGGAGCTCCAGAAAACTGGACCAAAATCCAATTGTTGTAACAGTTCCCGATGGATATTTCATTTCGGTCACCGTTTCTGGTGTTAATATGGCCAATGGAAACTACTTACTAATTCAAGGAGGAGAATCATACTCAGACCAAGCAACCGATGGTAAAGTTTTTGCAAATACAGTGGAAGGTCCTGTGAGTTATTTGTTCAAAACTTCTGCTGTTTATGGCTATTGTGAAACGGCAAATAAAAACGCAGCCGATGAGGAGCCTTTGTATGACTTTGTGGCAGTATTTGAAGTCGCTG GTGATGGACCTACAACAACTGTAACCACCACTTCAACGACTCCAATTACCGTTCCTACGACGGAAAAAGGGGCTTCCACTTACGTCACTGTAAACATCTCTGGCAAAGCTTTAAATGATTACTACGAAGAAACCACTGTAGACGCATTCAAAGAGTGTGTTGTTACAATGGCCACAAATTATTGCAAAGACCAAAATATTTACCTCACTCATGACATTAC CAATGCTTATGTGATGATCTCCGAAATATCTCGTTGTCCTTACTCGTGGCCACACAGCGAAACCTGTGTCCGAATCACCTTTAAATTACCAATTTTCTACAACGAATCTTCCAGCGTTCAAGATTATCAATTAAATACCGAACGTCTGGAAGACATGTGGCTACGTTGGGACCAATTAGACGATCAGTGTTTCAGCAATCATTCATTTTCAGTTTATGAGGAACCGGATATTGAACAATCAATCGTTTGGTGGGCGATCGGTATAAGCATTGTTTTGCTTGTTTTCATTGCTTTGTTGTGGTTTTTGAAGAGTTTCAGTGCGAAAGTTAAATCTGTGATTAAaaagag GATGAGGCGACACAGCGATACAAAATCGATTATTTCGCAACGGGAGAGTTACAGTTCGTTGACTCCACACTATCTGCAGGATCATCTAGACACACCAAAGCTTTTTGAAGGATAA
- the UGP gene encoding UTP--glucose-1-phosphate uridylyltransferase isoform X3, with the protein MFEMVRGHSRASSGSREFLEATKRDALNLLEKELDKLLSTAPDNEKEKIRKEFDGFAALFGRFLEETGPSVDWDKIEKLPNDAVRDYSTLETPTADTIHNMLNKLVVVKLNGGLGTSMGCHGPKSVIAVRNELTFLDLTVQQIEHLNKTYKVNVPLILMNSFNTDEDTQKVIRKYKNLQVEIHTFNQSCYPRINRDTLMPITKKIDIHNDLESWYPPGHGDFYQSFKNSGLLRKFIQEGREYCFISNIDNLGATVDLNILNMVLNPKDKVQHEFVMEVTDKTRADVKGGTLIQYENKLRLLEIAQVPKEHVDDFKSVKTFKFFNTNNLWAKLDAIERVLAQGSLSLEIIINNKSLNNGLNVIQLETAVGAAMKSFEAGIGINVPRSRFLPVKKTQDLLLVMSNLYSLKNGSLVMSPQRMFPTTPLVKLGDNHFAKVKDFLGRFATIPDLIELDHLTVSGDVTFGRGVSLKGTVIIIANHGERIDIPSGANLENKIVSGNMRILDH; encoded by the exons ATGTTCGAAATG GTCCGGGGCCATTCGAGGGCCTCCAGCGGCTCGCGCGAATTTCTGGAAGCCACCAAACGGGACGCCTTGAACCTCCTGGAAAAGGAACTGGACAAGCTTCTATCAACGGCGCCCGACAATGAAAAGGAGAAGATCCGGAAAGAGTTCGACGGATTTGCAGCACTCTTTGGAAGGTTTCTCGAAGAAACTGGACCTTCTGTTGATTGGGATAAAATTGAGAAGTTGCCTAATGATGCTGTTAGAGATTACAGTACTCTGGAGACGCCAACTGCAGATACTATACACAATATGCTCAATAAATTGGTAGTTGTTAAGTTGAACGGAGGGCTCGGGACGTCCATGGGCTGCCACGGGCCCAAATCGGTGATCGCGGTCAGAAACGAACTCACTTTCCTCGACTTAACTGTGCAGCAAATCGAA CACTTGAACAAGACTTACAAAGTTAACGTTCCTCTAATACTCATGAATTCCTTCAACACGGATGAAGACACGCAAAAAGTGATCCGCAAATACAAGAATCTTCAAGTTGAAATTCACACTTTTAACCAGTCGTGTTACCCCAGAATCAACAGGGATACTCTAATGCCTATCACGAAGAAAATCGATATTCATAACGACCTGGAATCGTGGTATCCTCCAGGTCACGGCGATTTTTAccaaagtttcaaaaattcagGCCTCTTGCGCAAATTCATACAAGAAGGGCGGGAATATTGCTTCATTTCCAACATCGATAATCTGGGAGCTACAGTTGACTTGAATATTCTTAACATGGTACTGAATCCGAAAGATAAAGTCCAACATGAATTCGTTATGGAAGTCACCGATAAGACTAGGGCTGACGTCAAG GGCGGTACTTTGATCCAATACGAGAACAAACTGCGCTTATTGGAAATCGCGCAAGTGCCCAAAGAGCACGTCGACGACTTCAAATCGGTCAAAacgttcaaatttttcaatacgaATAACTTGTGGGCAAAACTTGACG ctATTGAGCGAGTCTTAGCTCAGGGTTCGCTCAGTCTTGAGATTATTATCAATAATAAAAGTCTGAATAATGGTTTGAATGTGATTCAGTTGGAGACGGCTGTTGGGGCGGCGATGAAATCATTTGAGGCAGGCATTGGCATAAATGTGCCGCGGAGTAGATTTTTGCCGGTGAAAAAAACACAGGATTTGCTTCTAGTCATGAGTAATTTGTACAGTTTGAAAAATGGGTCGTTGGTGATGTCGCCACAAAGGATGTTCCCCACTACGCCACTGGTTAAGTTAGGGGATAATCATTTCGCGAAAGTGAAGGACTTTTTGGGGCGCTTTGCGACGATTCCCGATTTGATCGAGTTGGACCATTTGACCGTTTCGGGGGATGTTACGTTTGGCAGGGGCGTCTCGTTGAAG GGTACTGTAATTATAATCGCGAATCACGGAGAACGGATCGATATTCCGTCAGGTGccaatttagaaaataagatAGTGTCCGGTAATATGCGGATTCTGGATCATTGA
- the UGP gene encoding UTP--glucose-1-phosphate uridylyltransferase isoform X1: protein MVDQEKKVRGHSRASSGSREFLEATKRDALNLLEKELDKLLSTAPDNEKEKIRKEFDGFAALFGRFLEETGPSVDWDKIEKLPNDAVRDYSTLETPTADTIHNMLNKLVVVKLNGGLGTSMGCHGPKSVIAVRNELTFLDLTVQQIEHLNKTYKVNVPLILMNSFNTDEDTQKVIRKYKNLQVEIHTFNQSCYPRINRDTLMPITKKIDIHNDLESWYPPGHGDFYQSFKNSGLLRKFIQEGREYCFISNIDNLGATVDLNILNMVLNPKDKVQHEFVMEVTDKTRADVKGGTLIQYENKLRLLEIAQVPKEHVDDFKSVKTFKFFNTNNLWAKLDAIERVLAQGSLSLEIIINNKSLNNGLNVIQLETAVGAAMKSFEAGIGINVPRSRFLPVKKTQDLLLVMSNLYSLKNGSLVMSPQRMFPTTPLVKLGDNHFAKVKDFLGRFATIPDLIELDHLTVSGDVTFGRGVSLKGTVIIIANHGERIDIPSGANLENKIVSGNMRILDH from the exons GTCCGGGGCCATTCGAGGGCCTCCAGCGGCTCGCGCGAATTTCTGGAAGCCACCAAACGGGACGCCTTGAACCTCCTGGAAAAGGAACTGGACAAGCTTCTATCAACGGCGCCCGACAATGAAAAGGAGAAGATCCGGAAAGAGTTCGACGGATTTGCAGCACTCTTTGGAAGGTTTCTCGAAGAAACTGGACCTTCTGTTGATTGGGATAAAATTGAGAAGTTGCCTAATGATGCTGTTAGAGATTACAGTACTCTGGAGACGCCAACTGCAGATACTATACACAATATGCTCAATAAATTGGTAGTTGTTAAGTTGAACGGAGGGCTCGGGACGTCCATGGGCTGCCACGGGCCCAAATCGGTGATCGCGGTCAGAAACGAACTCACTTTCCTCGACTTAACTGTGCAGCAAATCGAA CACTTGAACAAGACTTACAAAGTTAACGTTCCTCTAATACTCATGAATTCCTTCAACACGGATGAAGACACGCAAAAAGTGATCCGCAAATACAAGAATCTTCAAGTTGAAATTCACACTTTTAACCAGTCGTGTTACCCCAGAATCAACAGGGATACTCTAATGCCTATCACGAAGAAAATCGATATTCATAACGACCTGGAATCGTGGTATCCTCCAGGTCACGGCGATTTTTAccaaagtttcaaaaattcagGCCTCTTGCGCAAATTCATACAAGAAGGGCGGGAATATTGCTTCATTTCCAACATCGATAATCTGGGAGCTACAGTTGACTTGAATATTCTTAACATGGTACTGAATCCGAAAGATAAAGTCCAACATGAATTCGTTATGGAAGTCACCGATAAGACTAGGGCTGACGTCAAG GGCGGTACTTTGATCCAATACGAGAACAAACTGCGCTTATTGGAAATCGCGCAAGTGCCCAAAGAGCACGTCGACGACTTCAAATCGGTCAAAacgttcaaatttttcaatacgaATAACTTGTGGGCAAAACTTGACG ctATTGAGCGAGTCTTAGCTCAGGGTTCGCTCAGTCTTGAGATTATTATCAATAATAAAAGTCTGAATAATGGTTTGAATGTGATTCAGTTGGAGACGGCTGTTGGGGCGGCGATGAAATCATTTGAGGCAGGCATTGGCATAAATGTGCCGCGGAGTAGATTTTTGCCGGTGAAAAAAACACAGGATTTGCTTCTAGTCATGAGTAATTTGTACAGTTTGAAAAATGGGTCGTTGGTGATGTCGCCACAAAGGATGTTCCCCACTACGCCACTGGTTAAGTTAGGGGATAATCATTTCGCGAAAGTGAAGGACTTTTTGGGGCGCTTTGCGACGATTCCCGATTTGATCGAGTTGGACCATTTGACCGTTTCGGGGGATGTTACGTTTGGCAGGGGCGTCTCGTTGAAG GGTACTGTAATTATAATCGCGAATCACGGAGAACGGATCGATATTCCGTCAGGTGccaatttagaaaataagatAGTGTCCGGTAATATGCGGATTCTGGATCATTGA
- the UGP gene encoding UTP--glucose-1-phosphate uridylyltransferase isoform X2: protein MSSLLERVRGHSRASSGSREFLEATKRDALNLLEKELDKLLSTAPDNEKEKIRKEFDGFAALFGRFLEETGPSVDWDKIEKLPNDAVRDYSTLETPTADTIHNMLNKLVVVKLNGGLGTSMGCHGPKSVIAVRNELTFLDLTVQQIEHLNKTYKVNVPLILMNSFNTDEDTQKVIRKYKNLQVEIHTFNQSCYPRINRDTLMPITKKIDIHNDLESWYPPGHGDFYQSFKNSGLLRKFIQEGREYCFISNIDNLGATVDLNILNMVLNPKDKVQHEFVMEVTDKTRADVKGGTLIQYENKLRLLEIAQVPKEHVDDFKSVKTFKFFNTNNLWAKLDAIERVLAQGSLSLEIIINNKSLNNGLNVIQLETAVGAAMKSFEAGIGINVPRSRFLPVKKTQDLLLVMSNLYSLKNGSLVMSPQRMFPTTPLVKLGDNHFAKVKDFLGRFATIPDLIELDHLTVSGDVTFGRGVSLKGTVIIIANHGERIDIPSGANLENKIVSGNMRILDH, encoded by the exons ATGAGTTCTCTGCTAGAACGG GTCCGGGGCCATTCGAGGGCCTCCAGCGGCTCGCGCGAATTTCTGGAAGCCACCAAACGGGACGCCTTGAACCTCCTGGAAAAGGAACTGGACAAGCTTCTATCAACGGCGCCCGACAATGAAAAGGAGAAGATCCGGAAAGAGTTCGACGGATTTGCAGCACTCTTTGGAAGGTTTCTCGAAGAAACTGGACCTTCTGTTGATTGGGATAAAATTGAGAAGTTGCCTAATGATGCTGTTAGAGATTACAGTACTCTGGAGACGCCAACTGCAGATACTATACACAATATGCTCAATAAATTGGTAGTTGTTAAGTTGAACGGAGGGCTCGGGACGTCCATGGGCTGCCACGGGCCCAAATCGGTGATCGCGGTCAGAAACGAACTCACTTTCCTCGACTTAACTGTGCAGCAAATCGAA CACTTGAACAAGACTTACAAAGTTAACGTTCCTCTAATACTCATGAATTCCTTCAACACGGATGAAGACACGCAAAAAGTGATCCGCAAATACAAGAATCTTCAAGTTGAAATTCACACTTTTAACCAGTCGTGTTACCCCAGAATCAACAGGGATACTCTAATGCCTATCACGAAGAAAATCGATATTCATAACGACCTGGAATCGTGGTATCCTCCAGGTCACGGCGATTTTTAccaaagtttcaaaaattcagGCCTCTTGCGCAAATTCATACAAGAAGGGCGGGAATATTGCTTCATTTCCAACATCGATAATCTGGGAGCTACAGTTGACTTGAATATTCTTAACATGGTACTGAATCCGAAAGATAAAGTCCAACATGAATTCGTTATGGAAGTCACCGATAAGACTAGGGCTGACGTCAAG GGCGGTACTTTGATCCAATACGAGAACAAACTGCGCTTATTGGAAATCGCGCAAGTGCCCAAAGAGCACGTCGACGACTTCAAATCGGTCAAAacgttcaaatttttcaatacgaATAACTTGTGGGCAAAACTTGACG ctATTGAGCGAGTCTTAGCTCAGGGTTCGCTCAGTCTTGAGATTATTATCAATAATAAAAGTCTGAATAATGGTTTGAATGTGATTCAGTTGGAGACGGCTGTTGGGGCGGCGATGAAATCATTTGAGGCAGGCATTGGCATAAATGTGCCGCGGAGTAGATTTTTGCCGGTGAAAAAAACACAGGATTTGCTTCTAGTCATGAGTAATTTGTACAGTTTGAAAAATGGGTCGTTGGTGATGTCGCCACAAAGGATGTTCCCCACTACGCCACTGGTTAAGTTAGGGGATAATCATTTCGCGAAAGTGAAGGACTTTTTGGGGCGCTTTGCGACGATTCCCGATTTGATCGAGTTGGACCATTTGACCGTTTCGGGGGATGTTACGTTTGGCAGGGGCGTCTCGTTGAAG GGTACTGTAATTATAATCGCGAATCACGGAGAACGGATCGATATTCCGTCAGGTGccaatttagaaaataagatAGTGTCCGGTAATATGCGGATTCTGGATCATTGA